The following are from one region of the Odontesthes bonariensis isolate fOdoBon6 chromosome 12, fOdoBon6.hap1, whole genome shotgun sequence genome:
- the slc38a11 gene encoding putative sodium-coupled neutral amino acid transporter 11, whose translation MAQQSNGEEGTTLIHPQKAVRESSGSMLSASFNFINSIIGSGIIGLPYALNQAGLPLGLLLLIVVAFITDYSIVLLIKGGKMSGSNSYQSLVRNTFGFPGFLMLSALQFLYPFIAMISYNITTGDTLTKVFQRIPGVGPDHILAERHFVILLSTFFFTLPLSLYRNIEKLGKVSFLSMVLTLTILIVVIIRAATLGPHILPTEHAWTFAKWNAIQAVGVMSFAFICHHNSFLIYGSLKQPTLANWSRITHISVGSALIISAAFAVAGYTTFTGYTQGDVFENYCRNDNLATFGRFCFGFSIITTFPLECFVTREVVSNVICGRDLSKAEHAAITLLIVAVCASISLAYDCLGVVLELNGALSATPLIFIIPSACFLKLSPSRWFQGENLIPSTLILIGLFVMITGLTMTGLFPQDCSHGVEMFYCADSNISGTVPPG comes from the exons ATGGCTCAGCAG TCAAACGGCGAAGAAGGGACAACATTAATTCATCCACAAAAAGCAGTCCGAGAGTCCAGCGGCTCGATGTTATCAGCATCTTTTAATTTCATCAACTCCATCATAGGATCTGGGATAATAG GCTTACCATATGCACTGAACCAGGCGGGGCTCCCTTTGGGTCTTCTTCTATTGATTGTTGTTGCGTTCATCACAG ACTACTCAATTGTTCTTCTGATAAAAGGAGGAAAGATGTCAGGATCAAACAGTTACCAGTCTCTGGTACGAAACACATTTGGTTTCCCTGGATTCCTGATGTTATCTGCACTGCAGTTCCTCTATCCTTTCATTG CCATGATCAGCTACAACATCACAACTGGTGACACACTGACCAAAGTTTTTCAGAGAATACCAGGAG TTGGTCCAGATCACATACTCGCAGAGCGACACTTTGTGATCTTGCTGTCTACCTTTTTCTTCACGCTGCCGCTCTCACTTTATCGAAACATAGAGAAACTTGGGAAG GTGTCCTTCCTGTCAATGGTGCTGACACTTACCATCCTCATCGTTGTAATCATCAGAGCAGCTACTCTTGGACCTCACAT CCTCCCTACAGAGCATGCGTGGACATTTGCAAAGTGGAACGCCATTCAGGCAGTTGGTGTAATGTCTTTTG CCTTCATATGCCACCACAACAGCTTTCTGATCTATGGCTCTCTGAAGCAGCCCACGTTGGCCAACTGGTCTCGGATCACACACATTTCTGTAGGCTCAGCTCTAATAATCAGTGCGGCCTTTGCTGTCGCTGGCTATACAACCTTCACTGGCTATACGCAAG GAGACGTATTTGAGAACTACTGCAGAAATGATAACCTGGCAACATTTGGTCGCTTCTGCTTTGGCTTCAGCATAATAACCACATTTCCATTGGAGTGTTTTGTTACACGAGAG gtGGTATCGAATGTTATTTGCGGTCGGGATCTTTCAAAAGCCGAGCATGCGGCCATTACCCTGCTCATAGTTGCAGTCTGCGCATCAATATCTCTGGCTTATGACTGCCTGGGAGTTGTTTTGGAGCTGAAT GGTGCTCTGAGTGCCACCCCTCTGATCTTCATCATCCCATCTGCATGCTTCCTCAAACTCTCCCCCAGCCGCTGGTTCCAGGGTGAAAACCTGATTCCCAGCACTTTGATACTAATTGGCTTGTTTGTCATGATCACTGGTCTGACCATGACGGGCCTCTTCCCTCAGGACTGCTCGCATGGTGTGGAGATGTTCTACTGTGCAGACAGCAACATCTCTGGCACTGTGCCACCTGGATGA